One genomic segment of Fusobacterium sp. IOR10 includes these proteins:
- a CDS encoding iron-containing alcohol dehydrogenase family protein, whose product MRKNTFTSNYTIGDSAYDEIGNICNIYGKKAVMIGGKTALSKASEEIKAAAKESGISIIDTLWYGGQASFENAEMLAANEAVQGADMIFSVGGGKALDTCKILTGKIEKPIFTFPTIAGTCAAMTSVCAVYYPDGVFRDVYFRHAPAEHSFINTKIIAEAPTKYIWAGIGDTVAKAYEPEFSSRGEKLDFSNTMGVTLSSLCKEPIFNNGTKAIEDCKEKKSSEEVKEVVLSIIAATGTVSNALEMKYNSGAAHAICYGFTIFPEVEENHLHGELVSYGVLVQTMMDNNIEELEKLIKFYKSVNLPISYKEFGVKEEELEKVIEKACSTADIEQACMKIDKETFRNAINKLEDFINKKLV is encoded by the coding sequence ATGAGAAAGAATACATTTACATCAAATTATACCATAGGAGATTCAGCTTATGATGAAATAGGAAATATCTGTAATATTTACGGGAAAAAAGCAGTAATGATTGGTGGTAAAACAGCTTTATCAAAGGCAAGTGAAGAAATAAAAGCAGCAGCAAAAGAAAGTGGAATAAGTATTATAGATACTTTATGGTACGGTGGGCAAGCTTCCTTTGAAAATGCAGAAATGTTAGCAGCTAATGAAGCAGTACAAGGGGCAGATATGATATTTTCAGTTGGAGGCGGGAAAGCTTTAGATACTTGTAAAATCTTAACAGGGAAAATAGAGAAACCTATTTTTACATTTCCAACTATTGCAGGAACATGTGCAGCAATGACATCTGTTTGTGCAGTATACTATCCAGATGGTGTATTTAGAGATGTTTATTTTAGACATGCACCTGCAGAACATTCATTTATAAATACAAAAATTATAGCAGAGGCTCCAACTAAATATATTTGGGCTGGAATAGGTGATACTGTAGCAAAGGCTTATGAACCTGAATTTTCTTCTAGAGGGGAAAAATTAGATTTTTCAAATACTATGGGAGTAACTTTATCTAGTTTATGTAAAGAACCAATATTTAATAATGGGACAAAGGCTATTGAAGATTGTAAAGAAAAAAAATCATCTGAGGAAGTGAAGGAAGTTGTTTTATCAATAATAGCAGCTACAGGAACAGTTTCCAATGCTTTGGAAATGAAATATAACAGTGGTGCAGCTCACGCTATATGTTATGGATTTACAATTTTTCCAGAAGTTGAAGAAAATCATTTGCATGGAGAATTAGTTTCATACGGTGTACTTGTTCAAACTATGATGGACAACAATATTGAAGAATTAGAAAAATTAATAAAATTTTATAAAAGTGTAAATCTACCAATTTCTTATAAGGAGTTTGGAGTAAAAGAAGAGGAACTTGAAAAAGTTATAGAAAAAGCTTGTTCCACTGCAGATATAGAACAAGCATGTATGAAGATAGACAAGGAAACTTTTAGAAATGCAATTAATAAATTAGAAGATTTTATTAACAAAAAATTAGTCTAA
- a CDS encoding YaiI/YqxD family protein, with the protein MRILIDADACPVVDLTIKIALQYKIEIILYCDKNHILEKKNAKTIYVNPGNDAVDFVLLRDTEENDIVVTQDFGLASMILGKKAHCINQNGLIYNKFNIDSLLFSRQMSKKMRDKGKRTKGPKKREAKNDLSYKTSLTSLIENYK; encoded by the coding sequence ATGAGAATTTTAATAGACGCTGATGCTTGTCCTGTTGTTGATCTAACAATAAAGATAGCTTTACAATACAAAATAGAAATAATTTTATACTGTGACAAAAACCATATTTTAGAAAAGAAAAATGCTAAAACTATTTATGTTAACCCTGGAAATGATGCTGTTGATTTTGTGCTTCTTAGAGATACTGAAGAAAATGATATTGTTGTTACCCAAGATTTTGGATTAGCTTCTATGATATTAGGTAAAAAAGCTCACTGTATAAATCAAAATGGACTTATTTACAATAAATTTAATATTGATTCCCTACTTTTTTCAAGACAGATGTCAAAAAAAATGAGAGACAAGGGAAAACGTACTAAAGGTCCTAAAAAAAGAGAAGCTAAAAATGATTTAAGTTACAAAACATCTTTAACTTCTCTAATTGAAAATTATAAATAA